A window from Carassius gibelio isolate Cgi1373 ecotype wild population from Czech Republic chromosome B3, carGib1.2-hapl.c, whole genome shotgun sequence encodes these proteins:
- the cbx2 gene encoding chromobox protein homolog 2 has translation MRTVMEELSAVGGQVFDAECILNKRLRKGKVEYLVKWRGWSSKHNSWEPQENLLDPRLLAAFNKREQERELLIRNKGKRPRGRPRKILETIPVVSKSSSSSSSSSSSGSSSSSSSSSSSDDDDNEDDNDDRNPKPSPRPREHHPVPQKKAQIVVAKPEPPKKKRGRKALPPELKVQRQTKGPRKMLKPFSRDYEVQGSIKKPLMPASFTYTGLNRNSGREMMTLQNRGSFTQKNSLSSLGRSVGSASSPPTLSRLPQTKTASDFKLSVSDMSSRGVDPKTPTCKSPGVAALNLHSSNGQTCPQLSPNVPKASDQTLLQRSGSLQKSPPSSFSSLKTPSSLQALNLQSINKTAQGNGNSTNDGSYLKGTSNPSKKSSGLNTKHEQSPAPNVPSKFPTSQQVLKSPQRDKSKAEDLSERLGKNNQGRVDNILPQTTEGRDQPAQDRSSSKDAGKPSKTLSELSTGEEGSSSDSDHDSSFPSNNRDLAISVQAGQDWRPTRNLIEHVFVTDVTANLVTVTVKESPTSVGFFSIRNY, from the exons ATGAGAACAGTCATGGAGGAGCTGAGCGCGGTAGGAGGGCAGGTCTTTGATGCCGAGTGTATCCTCAACAAACGCCTGAGGAAG GGCAAAGTGGAGTATCTGGTGAAGTGGAGAGGATGGTCGTCCAA ACATAACAGTTGGGAACCTCAGGAAAACCTTCTTGACCCGAGACTATTGGCTGCGTTTAACAAGAG GGAGCAAGAGCGGGAGCTCTTGATCCGCAATAAGGGGAAACGGCCTCGGGGACGACCCAGAAAAATATTG GAAACCATTCCAGTGGTATCCAAATCAAGCAGCTCGTCCTCATCGTCTTCGTCTTCTGGTTCATCGTCTTCCtcgtcttcttcctcttcttcagaTGATGACGACAATGAAGATGACAACGACGACAGGAATCCAAAACCGAGCCCTCGTCCACGAGAGCACCACCCGGTCCCTCAGAAGAAAGCCCAGATTGTGGTTGCCAAGCCAGAACCGCCGAAGAAGAAGCGAGGGAGGAAAGCGCTTCCTCCGGAGCTGAAGGTGCAGCGCCAGACCAAAGGTCCCCGGAAGATGCTCAAGCCCTTTTCCAGAGACTATGAGGTCCAAGGGAGCATAAAGAAACCACTCATGCCTGCAAGCTTCACTTACACCGGGTTGAACCGAAACTCTGGACGGGAGATGATGACACTGCAGAATAGAGGTTCTTTTACCCAGAAGAACTCTTTAAGTTCCTTGGGACGCTCCGTTGGATCAGCTTCGTCGCCTCCTACATTAAGTCGGCTGCCACAAACCAAAACTGCTTCGGATTTCAAGCTCTCTGTCTCAGATATGAGCAGCAGAGGAGTCGACCCCAAAACACCCACGTGCAAATCTCCAGGAGTGGCCGCGTTGAATCTGCACAGCAGCAATGGACAGACCTGTCCACAACTCTCTCCAAATGTCCCAAAAGCCTCGGATCAGACTCTTCTCCAAAGATCAGGATCTCTCCAGAAATCCCCACCGAGCTCATTTTCCTCTCTTAAAACTCCTTCCAGCCTTCAAGCTCTCAACCTGCAGAGCATCAACAAAACGGCACAGGGTAATGGCAACTCCACAAACGACGGTTCCTACTTGAAGGGTACCTCCAACCCTAGTAAAAAAAGCTCTGGGTTAAACACAAAACACGAGCAGAGCCCTGCACCAAATGTCCCAAGTAAGTTCCCAACCAGTCAACAAGTCCTTAAGAGTCCGCAACGGGATAAATCCAAAGCGGAAGATTTGTCCGAAAGACTTGGGAAAAATAATCAAGGAAGAGTGGATAACATACTCCCTCAGACTACCGAGGGCCGAGATCAACCAGCGCAAGACAGATCCTCTTCTAAAGATGCAGGGAAACCAAGCAAGACCCTGAGTGAGTTGAGCACTGGAGAAGAAGGAAGCAGCTCAGATTCTGACCACGATTCCTCATTTCCGAGCAACAACCGTGACTTGGCCATCTCGGTGCAAGCAGGTCAGGACTGGAGGCCGACACGGAACCTGATTGAACATGTGTTTGTCACCGACGTCACTGCAAACCTGGTCACTGTAACGGTGAAGGAGTCGCCCACCAGCGTTGGGTTTTTTAGCATCCGCAATTACTGA